The following proteins come from a genomic window of Macadamia integrifolia cultivar HAES 741 chromosome 14, SCU_Mint_v3, whole genome shotgun sequence:
- the LOC122061541 gene encoding nuclear speckle RNA-binding protein A-like isoform X1 — protein sequence MADGYWRYGDARQAPMPSLAGKRSRSDYDVPGGHEFSSYFPRDDERGGPRVNRDTESINASYDRYLRQTQMSSYGGGESGRPMSAGMTGHPVDDPRMMTVGGIEPGMAGKGRNMGFGGGRPEMSLPPVGGIEPGLAGKSRNMGFGGGRPEMALPPDASNTLFVEGLPANCTRREVSHIFRPFVGFREVRLVSKESRHPGGEPLVLCFVDFATPAQAATALDALQESFRWCFGASCDSGRPIAVPFGMQGSFRRMISHQRCLNVYLICLTQNFNPLGGILNYFNIPRCGIKKCMACVVSLFTITAYRLTIT from the exons ATGGCGGACGGTTATTGGAGGTATGGAGACGCAAGGCAGGCTCCTATGCCTTCCCTCGCCGGAAAACGTTCTCGCTCTGATTACG ATGTCCCTGGCGGTCACGAATTTTCCAGTTATTTTCCTCGTGATGATGAAAGAGGTGGACCTCGTGTTAATAGAGATACTGAATCCATTAATGCATCCTATGATCGTTATCTGCGCCAAACG CAAATGTCATCTTATGGTGGTGGGGAATCTGGTAGACCAATGAGTGCAGGAATGACTGGTCATCCTGTTGATGATCCACGCATGATGACAGTTGGGGGCATCGAGCCAGGCATGGCTGGAAAAGGCCGGAACATGGGGTTCGGTGGTGGAAGACCTGAAATGTCTCTCCCCCCGGTTGGGGGTATTGAACCAGGTCTAGCTGGAAAAAGCCGAAACATGGGGTTTGGTGGTGGAAGACCTGAAATGGCTCTCCCCCCAGATGCTTCAAACACTCTTTTCGTGGAGGGCTTGCCTGCAAACTGTACACGCAGGGAAGTTTCCC ATATTTTTCGTCCTTTTGTGGGATTTAGAGAAGTGAGGCTTGTCAGCAAGGAATCGAGACAT CCTGGAGGAGAACCACTTGTCCTCTGCTTTGTTGATTTTGCAACTCCAGCCCAAGCAGCGACTGCATTAGATGCCTTGCAAG AATCTTTCCGTTGGTGTTTTGGGGCTTCCTGTGACTCTGGCCGGCCAATTGCGGTGCCCTTTGGAATGCAAGGCAGTTTCAGAAGAATGATAAGTCATCAGAGATGTTTGAATGTATATTTGATTTGTCTAACTCAAAATTTTAATCCATTAGGTGGaattttgaattatttcaaTATTCCACGATGTGGGATTAAAAAATGCATGGCATGTGTGGTCTCTCTTTTTACGATTACTGCATACAGATTAACTATTACATAG
- the LOC122061541 gene encoding RNA-binding protein 1-like isoform X4, with product MADGYWRYGDARQAPMPSLAGKRSRSDYDVPGGHEFSSYFPRDDERGGPRVNRDTESINASYDRYLRQTQMSSYGGGESGRPMSAGMTGHPVDDPRMMTVGGIEPGMAGKGRNMGFGGGRPEMSLPPVGGIEPGLAGKSRNMGFGGGRPEMALPPDASNTLFVEGLPANCTRREVSHIFRPFVGFREVRLVSKESRHPGGEPLVLCFVDFATPAQAATALDALQASCRIFPLVFWGFL from the exons ATGGCGGACGGTTATTGGAGGTATGGAGACGCAAGGCAGGCTCCTATGCCTTCCCTCGCCGGAAAACGTTCTCGCTCTGATTACG ATGTCCCTGGCGGTCACGAATTTTCCAGTTATTTTCCTCGTGATGATGAAAGAGGTGGACCTCGTGTTAATAGAGATACTGAATCCATTAATGCATCCTATGATCGTTATCTGCGCCAAACG CAAATGTCATCTTATGGTGGTGGGGAATCTGGTAGACCAATGAGTGCAGGAATGACTGGTCATCCTGTTGATGATCCACGCATGATGACAGTTGGGGGCATCGAGCCAGGCATGGCTGGAAAAGGCCGGAACATGGGGTTCGGTGGTGGAAGACCTGAAATGTCTCTCCCCCCGGTTGGGGGTATTGAACCAGGTCTAGCTGGAAAAAGCCGAAACATGGGGTTTGGTGGTGGAAGACCTGAAATGGCTCTCCCCCCAGATGCTTCAAACACTCTTTTCGTGGAGGGCTTGCCTGCAAACTGTACACGCAGGGAAGTTTCCC ATATTTTTCGTCCTTTTGTGGGATTTAGAGAAGTGAGGCTTGTCAGCAAGGAATCGAGACAT CCTGGAGGAGAACCACTTGTCCTCTGCTTTGTTGATTTTGCAACTCCAGCCCAAGCAGCGACTGCATTAGATGCCTTGCAAG CCTCATGTAGAATCTTTCCGTTGGTGTTTTGGGGCTTCCTGTGA
- the LOC122061541 gene encoding RNA-binding protein 1-like isoform X3: MADGYWRYGDARQAPMPSLAGKRSRSDYDVPGGHEFSSYFPRDDERGGPRVNRDTESINASYDRYLRQTQMSSYGGGESGRPMSAGMTGHPVDDPRMMTVGGIEPGMAGKGRNMGFGGGRPEMSLPPVGGIEPGLAGKSRNMGFGGGRPEMALPPDASNTLFVEGLPANCTRREVSHIFRPFVGFREVRLVSKESRHPGGEPLVLCFVDFATPAQAATALDALQELCSIERGGGGVVWGWL, translated from the exons ATGGCGGACGGTTATTGGAGGTATGGAGACGCAAGGCAGGCTCCTATGCCTTCCCTCGCCGGAAAACGTTCTCGCTCTGATTACG ATGTCCCTGGCGGTCACGAATTTTCCAGTTATTTTCCTCGTGATGATGAAAGAGGTGGACCTCGTGTTAATAGAGATACTGAATCCATTAATGCATCCTATGATCGTTATCTGCGCCAAACG CAAATGTCATCTTATGGTGGTGGGGAATCTGGTAGACCAATGAGTGCAGGAATGACTGGTCATCCTGTTGATGATCCACGCATGATGACAGTTGGGGGCATCGAGCCAGGCATGGCTGGAAAAGGCCGGAACATGGGGTTCGGTGGTGGAAGACCTGAAATGTCTCTCCCCCCGGTTGGGGGTATTGAACCAGGTCTAGCTGGAAAAAGCCGAAACATGGGGTTTGGTGGTGGAAGACCTGAAATGGCTCTCCCCCCAGATGCTTCAAACACTCTTTTCGTGGAGGGCTTGCCTGCAAACTGTACACGCAGGGAAGTTTCCC ATATTTTTCGTCCTTTTGTGGGATTTAGAGAAGTGAGGCTTGTCAGCAAGGAATCGAGACAT CCTGGAGGAGAACCACTTGTCCTCTGCTTTGTTGATTTTGCAACTCCAGCCCAAGCAGCGACTGCATTAGATGCCTTGCAAG AGCTTTGCTCCATTGAAAGGGGAGGAGGGGGTGTGGTGTGGGGATGGCTTTAA
- the LOC122061541 gene encoding RNA-binding protein 1-like isoform X5: MADGYWRYGDARQAPMPSLAGKRSRSDYDVPGGHEFSSYFPRDDERGGPRVNRDTESINASYDRYLRQTQMSSYGGGESGRPMSAGMTGHPVDDPRMMTVGGIEPGMAGKGRNMGFGGGRPEMSLPPVGGIEPGLAGKSRNMGFGGGRPEMALPPDASNTLFVEGLPANCTRREVSHIFRPFVGFREVRLVSKESRHPGGEPLVLCFVDFATPAQAATALDALQEAPRL, translated from the exons ATGGCGGACGGTTATTGGAGGTATGGAGACGCAAGGCAGGCTCCTATGCCTTCCCTCGCCGGAAAACGTTCTCGCTCTGATTACG ATGTCCCTGGCGGTCACGAATTTTCCAGTTATTTTCCTCGTGATGATGAAAGAGGTGGACCTCGTGTTAATAGAGATACTGAATCCATTAATGCATCCTATGATCGTTATCTGCGCCAAACG CAAATGTCATCTTATGGTGGTGGGGAATCTGGTAGACCAATGAGTGCAGGAATGACTGGTCATCCTGTTGATGATCCACGCATGATGACAGTTGGGGGCATCGAGCCAGGCATGGCTGGAAAAGGCCGGAACATGGGGTTCGGTGGTGGAAGACCTGAAATGTCTCTCCCCCCGGTTGGGGGTATTGAACCAGGTCTAGCTGGAAAAAGCCGAAACATGGGGTTTGGTGGTGGAAGACCTGAAATGGCTCTCCCCCCAGATGCTTCAAACACTCTTTTCGTGGAGGGCTTGCCTGCAAACTGTACACGCAGGGAAGTTTCCC ATATTTTTCGTCCTTTTGTGGGATTTAGAGAAGTGAGGCTTGTCAGCAAGGAATCGAGACAT CCTGGAGGAGAACCACTTGTCCTCTGCTTTGTTGATTTTGCAACTCCAGCCCAAGCAGCGACTGCATTAGATGCCTTGCAAG AAGCTCCAAGGCTATAA
- the LOC122061541 gene encoding RNA-binding protein 1-like isoform X2: MADGYWRYGDARQAPMPSLAGKRSRSDYDVPGGHEFSSYFPRDDERGGPRVNRDTESINASYDRYLRQTQMSSYGGGESGRPMSAGMTGHPVDDPRMMTVGGIEPGMAGKGRNMGFGGGRPEMSLPPVGGIEPGLAGKSRNMGFGGGRPEMALPPDASNTLFVEGLPANCTRREVSHIFRPFVGFREVRLVSKESRHPGGEPLVLCFVDFATPAQAATALDALQGYKFDEHDRDSANLRLQFARYPGPRSGGGPRSRR, encoded by the exons ATGGCGGACGGTTATTGGAGGTATGGAGACGCAAGGCAGGCTCCTATGCCTTCCCTCGCCGGAAAACGTTCTCGCTCTGATTACG ATGTCCCTGGCGGTCACGAATTTTCCAGTTATTTTCCTCGTGATGATGAAAGAGGTGGACCTCGTGTTAATAGAGATACTGAATCCATTAATGCATCCTATGATCGTTATCTGCGCCAAACG CAAATGTCATCTTATGGTGGTGGGGAATCTGGTAGACCAATGAGTGCAGGAATGACTGGTCATCCTGTTGATGATCCACGCATGATGACAGTTGGGGGCATCGAGCCAGGCATGGCTGGAAAAGGCCGGAACATGGGGTTCGGTGGTGGAAGACCTGAAATGTCTCTCCCCCCGGTTGGGGGTATTGAACCAGGTCTAGCTGGAAAAAGCCGAAACATGGGGTTTGGTGGTGGAAGACCTGAAATGGCTCTCCCCCCAGATGCTTCAAACACTCTTTTCGTGGAGGGCTTGCCTGCAAACTGTACACGCAGGGAAGTTTCCC ATATTTTTCGTCCTTTTGTGGGATTTAGAGAAGTGAGGCTTGTCAGCAAGGAATCGAGACAT CCTGGAGGAGAACCACTTGTCCTCTGCTTTGTTGATTTTGCAACTCCAGCCCAAGCAGCGACTGCATTAGATGCCTTGCAAG GTTATAAATTCGACGAGCATGACCGGGATTCAGCCAATTTAAGGCTACAATTTGCTCGTTATCCTGGTCCAAGGTCAGGTGGTGGGCCTCGTAGCAGACGTTGA